The genomic interval GCACCGCGTCGGCCCTGATGCTGCGCAGCATCGATCCCGGCTCGCCGACGCGGCCGGGATCGGCTTTCGCTTGCCCCCGGGGCGCCTCGTGGCGCCCGGACGCTTCACCAGCGGTTGCCACCGCCGCCGCCGCCGCGGTTGCCACCGCCGCCGCCGCCGCGGTTCCCGCCGCCGCCGTAGCCGCCGCCGCCGCCGCTGCGGGGCGCCCGCTCCTGCGCCTCGTTGACGCGGAGGGGACGGCCCTCGAAGTCGGAGCCGTCGAGGGCGTCGATCGCCTTCTTGGCGTCCTCGTCACCCATCGTGACGAAGCCGAAGCCGCGCGAGCGGCCGGTCTCACGGTCCGTCAGGACGATGGCGTCCGAAACGCTGCCGTAGTTGGAGAAGAGGGCCTCAAGGTCCTCCGTCGTCGTCCGCCAAGCCAGATTGCCCACGTACATCTTCATCAGAATCAAACCTTCATAGAGGAACGCAGCCACCGCCAAAGACCCGCCATCGCGGCGTCATCGTCGGGGTTCATCGTTCCAGTCGTTCGTGAGGAAACAACGCTCAACGTGGGCTCAACCGGAAGCTGGCCTCGGAAAAACATCAGTCCTCGCACTTGAAAAAGGACCGACGACAGCCGCCGACCCGTGTGGATCATACCTGCGCACCGGGCCTCCGCACGCCGTCGCCCGCAACTTCGGGCCCGCCGCCCGCGCTGGCCGATAGATTCAACCGTTGAGCGGACGGCACGGCTGCCCCGCCCGAACCCGGTTCCCCCGCGTGCCCGCGACCCACGGAATGGCCAGAGACACCAAAGTCGGGATGCTGCTGGGGCTGGGGATCATCCTCCTGGTCGGCATCTTCGTGTCCGACCACCTGCGTCCGGCCCAGGAGCCGCCGCAGCAGGCGGCGGCCGGGTTCGCCGGTGCCGCGATGGATCGCGGGCAGCCCGCGGGCGAGTCGGACGCTCCCGCGGGCGGCGCGGCCGAAGTCGGCTTCATCCCGATGGGCCCGCCCACGCCGCCGCCCGCGGGCGGCGGCGTGGCCTCCGCCACCACCGCCTTCGCCGCCCCGCTGCCGGCATTCCGGCCCGAGACGCCGGCCGCCGGTGCCGACGAGCCGCTGCTGGTCCCGCGGGTGGCCGGCCCGGCGGTGCCCGCGCCGGCCCTGGGCGGCCGCGGCGGCGAGCGGGTGCTGCTGGTCCGCACCGGCGACACGCTCGAACAGATCGCCTTCGAGCTCTACGGAGCCACGGGCTACGCCGAGGCGCTCGCGGTGGCGAACCCCGGCGCCGTCGACATCAACGGCCGGCTGGTCGCCGGCTCGCGGCTGATCGTTCCGGATTACGCCGGGGCCGTTCCGCCCGGGGTCGCCGCCGCCCCGCCGCCGCCGGCGCCCGCGGCGGCGGCCGTGGTGCTCCCGCCGCCGCCGGCGCCCGAGCTCCGGGCCGCCCCTACGCCGGCCGAGACGGCCGCTGCCGAGGTCCGCGTGGAGGTCCGCCCCGGCGACAGCCTCAGCCGCCTCGCCGCGCGGCACCTCGACGACGCCCGCCGCTTCGAGGAGCTCTACGAGGCCAACCGCGACGTGCTCAGCAGCCCCGACGCGGTGCAAGCCGGCATGACGCTGCGCCTGCCCGCGGGCGAGACGGGCCGCGGGGTCTCGGCTTCGGTGGCGGCCGCGGCCTCGCCGCCGCGGGTGGCTGCGCCGCCGGCGACGGCCTCCGTGGGCGGCGTCGGCCTCTACACGGTGCAACCCGGTGATTCGCTTTCGCGGATCGCCAGCCGGGTCCTCGGCGACCCGAACCGGTGGAACGAGCTCTACGAAGCGAACCGCGACACGCTCGGCTCGCCCGACAGTGTCGTCGTCGGCCAGGAGCTGCGCGTCCCCGGCTGAACCCGGCGCCGCCCGGCTCGCGGGCCGAACCGCCCTCCACCTCATGCGACTGCTCGTCCTGGTCCTCGCCCTCGGCCTCATCGCCTCCGCCGTGCTGGAGCTGCGCCAGCGTCGCCTCGAGCGGCTGCACGCGATGGCGGTGCTGCACATGGACATGGACCGCCACCGCCGGACCGCCTGGGACCTGCAGCACCGCGTCAGCGAAGCCACCTCGCCGGCGGCGCTGCTGGCACGCCTCGGGCTCGCGGACCCGGCCCTGGCGAACGCGAGCCAGGGGAGCTCCGAGCCGGCGGCTCCCGGATCCGAGCCGGCCTTCCGGCCGATCCCGCAGGTGGAGCCGGCGGCGGGCTCGGGGGCACCGCGATGAGCGCGGCCGACGCGAGCTCGGCGTCCGCCAGCGGAGCCGCGACCGACGCCGGCCCGGACGCCGAGGCCGCGCCGGCGCGCCGGGCGCTGCTGGTCTCCCGCGGCCTGATGGTGCTGATGAGCCTGGCACTGGTGGCCCTGCTCGGCCGCGTCGCGCAGCTGCAGCGGACGCCCGACCCGCGCGTGCTCCGCGTGCTCGATCAGCAACAGACCGCCGGCGTGCTGCTGGCGCGGCGGGGCCCGCTGGTGGACCGCCGCGGCCGCACCCTCGCCGAGACCCGGGTCGCCTGGCGGCTCTTCGTCGACCCGCGGCTCGTGGAAGACCACGGCATCTTCTCGGAGACGCTGACCCGCCGCGTCGGCCTCGACCCGGTGGAGGTCGAGCGGGCGATGCACCGCCGGCCGGATTCCCGCTACGTCATCGTCGCCCCGAGGCTGGCGCCGGCGCAGCTCGCCGCGGCCCGGAGCCTGGCGTCGGAGCTGCGCGCGGTGGCGCTCGAGCCGTATCTGGTCCGCGACTACCCGCGGGGCACCACGGCCGGGCAGGTCGTCGGCTTCACCAACTCCGAGGGCGTCGGACTCGAGGGCATGGAGGCCGCCGCCCACGCGAAGCTCGCTGCGCGCGCCGGCCGCGCCACGCTGCTGCGCGACGCCGGGCGCCGGCCGCTCTGGCTCGTCGATGCCTCGGCCGGCGCGGGCGAGCCCGCGGCGTACGACACCCCCGCCGATGGCCGCGCCGTCCGGCTGACGCTCGACCTCTCGCTGCAGGAGATGGCCGAGGACGAACTCGACCGGCAGGTCGCGGCGTTCGGGGCGGGGTCCGGCCAGCTGGTGGTGCTCGACCCGCGCAACGGCGACGTGCTGGCCCTGGCGATGTGGCCGCGCTTCGATCCGGCCGCGGCGGGCACGACCAGGCCCGAGGACCGCCGCAACCGCGTCGTCGCCGACGTCTTCGAGCCCGGCTCGGTCATGAAGCCGCTGGTCTGGGCCGCCGCCACCGAGGCCGGAGCCGCCCGGCGGGAGGAGGTCATTGACTGCACGGAGAAGGGCTGGTGGAAGCCCGAGCGCGGGCCGGTCCTGAAGGATTCCCACCCCAACGGCAAGCTCAGCTGGGACGAGGTGCTGATCCAGAGCTCGAACATCGGCATCGCCAAGGTCGCGGAGCGGATGGGCGCGGAGGAGGTCGATCGCGTGCTGCGGGCCCACGGCCTCGGCCGCCCGACCGGCTCGGGCCTGCCCGGCGAGCTCGGCGGCATCCTCCGGCCGGTCGCCGGCTGGTCGGGCACCGATCTCACGCGGATCCCGATCGGCCAGGCCGTCGCCGTCACGCCGCTGCAGATGGTCGTCGCCTACACGCCGCTCGCCAACGACGGCCGGCTGGTCCCCCCGCGGATGGTGACGCCGACGGGCCCGGACGAGCGACGGTCCGCGGAGATCGAGCGGCGCGTGCTCTCCCCCGAGACCGCGGCGGCCACCCGCGGCGTGCTGCGCCGGGTGATGGCCGAGGGCACCGGCCGCAGAGCCGACAGCGACCGCTGGCCGGTGTTCGGCAAGACCGGCACGGCCCAGCTCCCCGACCTGGTCAAGGGCGGCTACAAGCCCGGCGGCTACGTCGCGACCTTCATCGGCGGAGCGCCCGCGGACGCCCCGCGGCTGCTGGTGGGCTGCTTCATCCACGAGCCCGACGTGGAGATCGGCTACTACGGCGGGTCGGTGGCGGCGCCCGCGGCGACGCGCTTCATGGAGCGGGCGCTCGCGTACCTCGGCGTGCCGGAAGGCCTCCCGCTCCCGGAAGCCGGACGCGCGGGCGATCTCGCCCGTGCCGACGACCGCTAGCCCGCGCGTGCGGGCCGTGTCTCCTGTGGCGGGCCGCTGGCGCCAGTCCGCGGGCGAAGTCCGGGCGGAGGCCGCGCGTGGCACGCTCGCCGAGCCGAGCCAGCGCCGCGCTTCAGCTCTCGCTGAGGCGCTTCTCCGCCTCGCCCGCGAGCAGCTCCACCGACTGCCGCAGGTAGGCGGGGATGCTCGCCGCGTGCGGCGACCCGGCCACCGCCGCCGCGAGCTCGGATTCGGGCACGTCCGCCAGCGTGTCGCCTTTGGCACCGGGGAACCAGTGGTCGGCGCCGCCGAGCATGTTGAAGCGCTTCTTCCCGTAGGTCGTCATGTCCCAGCCGAGCGCGAGATTGCGGAGCCAGAGCATCACCGGCAGGTTCAGCCCACCGGGTGCCGCGAGCGCCTCGGGCAGGCCACCGGCGCCGTGGGCCTCCGGATCGCGTTCGCCGATGGCTTGCTCCATCGCGTCGCCGAGCCGCTGCACGATCGGGGCCAGCACCGCCTCCGCGTCGCCCGCCTCCAGGATCCGCACCGCCTCGAGGTGCAGGTCGAAGTCGCTCGGCCGGGCGGCCCCGACCGAGAGCGTGTGGACGCCGGGCTGCGTCAGCGTCCAGAGGTCGTTGAAGACGATCGGGTGCAGCGGGTCGCAGAGCCCGACGAGCTTCTCCGGCGGGTCGTAGAGCATCCCCCCCTTGTCGGTGGGGCTGATGATGAAGGTGCCCATGTCCCGCGCGACCGCCCGCTCGATGGCGGTGCGGTGCCGCTGGAAGATGAAGTAGAAGTGCAGGTTCACGTAATCGAAGCCGCGGTCGTCGGCATCGAGGGCGCTGAGGAGGTCCGGCGTGGGGGCGTGCGTCGAGAAGCCGATGTGCCCCGCGCGGCCGCTGCTCTGGATCGCCCGCGCCGCCTCGACGCAGCCGCCCGGCCGCATCGCCCGGTCGAGCACCGCGGCGTTGTTGATCCCGTGGACCGCGAGCAGGTCGACGCGGTCGAGCCGGAGCCGCCGCAGCGACTCCTCGAAGTGCTCGGTGAACTCGGCGGCCGTGTCGGTCGGACCGATCTTCGTCTGCACGATGAGACGCTCGCGCGGGAGCTCCGGCAGCACCGTGCCGAGCTGCCGCTCGGAGGGGCCGTAGCCGCGAGCGGTCTCGACATGGGTGATGCCCACGTCCATCGACCGCTCGATCACCGCCCGCGTCATCGCGGTGGTGGCGGGGTCGACCGCGTCGAGGGGCTTGTCCTGCCAGCCGTCCTGGTAGCGCATGCCCCCGGTGGAGAGGACCGGCATCGCGAGTTCGGTGCGGCCGAAGCGGCGGTAGAGCATGGCCGAAGGTAGAGCCGGCCCCGGGCGCCGCGGCGGGCGTCGCCGCTTAGAGCATCGCGCGCAATTTTCCGATCGGCCTGCGTCCGCGCGTCGTGTTCCTCGTGAGGAGGCGAAGCAGCCCTGCCCCTGCAGGGCGATGCAGCCGACGAAGCGAGGGGCACGACTCGCCCGCAGAGGCGATCGGAAAATTGCGCGCGGTGCGCTAGTCGCTGCTCCGGGCGGAGGAAGCGTCCGAGTGGTTGCCGGGTGCCGGACGCTCCGCCTCGGCGGCCTCCGCGATCAGCAGCCGCACCGCCGGGGGCGGGTCCCACGCCGACAGGGAGCCCAGCCAGCGGCTCATGATCGCCCCGCGGGCTCCGCCCGCGTCGCCGACGGAGAGCAGCAGATCGGTCGCGAAACGCTCGCCCTGCACGCTCGGGTTGCCGATCCACCCGCCGACCGGCAGCTCGTAAAGGTCGATCGGCCTCACCCCGCGGGCGGCTTCGGGCGCGAGGCGGAGCACGGACGCGGCGGGCAGCGCGAGGCGCATCTGGATGGCCGACGCCTCGACCGCGGGCAGGCCCTCCCGCACCGGACCGGCTTGGGCGACGCCCCGCAGCCCCAGGCCGAGGCCCTCCCCTGAGAGCCACAGCGGCCCGTGCCGAAGCTGCCCGCCGTCGAGGGAGAGGGTCAGCGGGCTTGCCCGCAGCACGGTCGATCCCCCGCGCAGCGTGCCCTCGCCGGCGGCGACCTGCCGCACGGCCCGCTCCACCCCGCCGAGCAGCCAGCCGTCGCTGCGGACCTCCAGCCCGCCCGCCGCGACGCTGGCGCCGTCGATCAGCGGCAGCCACCCGGCCCACCCCGCGTCCGGCCGCAGCCGTGCGCCCGCGGCGGGCAGGAGCACCAGCGGCTCGCCCGGGACGCCGCGGACGAGGTCCAGCGTGAGAGGGTGCAGCCGGCCGCGGACGGCGTCGGCACCCGCGGGGCTGATCGCGAGCTGCAGACGCCCGTCCCCGCCGAGCACGAACGCATCGTCGCGGCGTTCGGCGTTGAGCCCGACGAGGGCGTGCTCCGAGACGAAGCCGGCCTGGACGCGGAGCGGGTGGTCCGGAGACGCATCGAGCACGAGGCTGGGGGCAAGCACCGGGCCCAGGAGCAGCGGCAGGCGGTCGCCGAAGCCCAGCACGCGGTCGAGCGTCGCGGCCGGGAGGGCGTCCCCCACGACCTCCAGCAGGTACTCCGCCCCGGCGGGCCGCACCCGCTGCCGGTCGTCGACGAGCCCCAGGATGGATCCTTCGACGCGGACCGAGCCCGGCTCGAGCACCGTCGTCCCGCCGTCCGCGGGCACGACGCGGGTGTCGGCGAAGAGGCGTGGCTGCCCGCCGAGGCGGTGCGCGTCGGCCTCCAGCGTGAGGTCGGCGAGGTCGACGAGCCCGCCGCCGGGGCCACGCAGCCGGACGCGGGGCACCTGCAGGCCCAGCATCATGCCGGAGCGGGCCGGATCGAGGTTGCGCAGCCAGGCGTCGAAGAGCTCCCGGCGGGAGAGGCCGGCGGCTCGCGGCAGGGCCCCGGGCGGGGCGCTCCAGCGGAGCTCCCGCAGGTCGAGCTCGGCGCTTACCGCCCGCTCCACCGTCACGCCCGCCGCCGCGATCTGCGGCAGGAGGCTCGCCACCGCGGCGGGTTCCAGCCTCAGCCGCAGCGGCTCGGGGGTGCTGAGCGAACCCGCCCGCCCCGCCTCCAAGAGGCGGAGCCGGACCGGGCCGGTCATGCCGCGCGACGCCACGTCGATCTTCAGATCCACGACCTCCGGCCGGCGGCGGAGCCGGTCCGCGGGCAGCGTCTGCACCGCCTCCACGCTCAAGCCCAGCGTCGGGCCCAGGGTCTCGGCAGAGCGAGCCCCCGCCGGGCCGAGCAGCCCGAGCAGCGGGGTGGGGAGGCCCAGCGCCTCGACCTGGAGCGTGGGCGGTCCGGCCCCCGCGGGCATCCGCGCGTTCAGCAGCGAGACCCGCACGCGGGCCGGCTGCGGACCGGCAGACCCTCCGGCGTCCGCGGTTCCCGCGATCACCAGGTCGGTCTTGCGGCCGAGGGACCGGCTCTCCAGGCTCAAGCGTCCGCCCAGCAGGCCGATGCGGTGTCCGTCGCCGCGCAGCACCGCGTCCTCCAGGTCGCCCGCGAGGCGGAAGGACGCCCACTCGGGCTGGGCACCGGCCGCGCCCTCGCTCAGCCGCAGCCGGTCGACGCCCAGCCGCAGCGTCACCGCAGACTCCAGCGACCAGCCACCGGCGCTCGCTTCCGCCGGGGGGGCAATGGCCGCGAAGGCCTCGGGCGTCAGCGTCCACGCCAGCTCCCCGCCCTCGGCGGCGCGGACGTCGCCGCCGTCCCGCACGAGCCGGAGGCGGCCCCGCAGACGCTCCGCGTCGACCTCCAGCGTCGCCTCGGGGAGGGCGAGCGTGCCCTCCGCCGCGAGCCTCCCGCCGAGGGTGGGCCCAAGCGCCGCCGCCGCCCAACCCCCCGATCCGGTCAGCTCCCCGAGCAGCGCGACCGGGAGCGCGGAAGCCTCGGCCCGGGCCTCCAACGCCGCCTCGCGCCAGCCGATGCCGCCGCCGGGCTGCCGGCCGTTGAGCAGCACCAGGTCCGCGCGCAGCCGGCCGGTCGTGCCCAGGCGGACCGTCCGCCCGCTCAGCTCTAGCGCGAGCCGGTCCGCGTCGCGGAGGTCCAGCCCCGCCTCGACCGCCTCGAAGCCGGTCGCCTCCGCTCCGGGCGCTGGCGTCCAGAGCCCGCGGGCCACGTCCAGCCTCACCCGGACCGCCGGCGGGCGGGCCACGCCCGAGCCCGTCCAGCCGACGCGTTCCCGCCAGCCCGCCGGCGGCGGTCCGGCGTCCGCGGACGCCGCCGCCTTCCCGGTGCCACGCGGGCGCGGCGGCGCGGCCAGGCTCCGAGCGAGGTTGAGGCGCCCCGCCTCGGAGCGCTGCAGCCGCACGTCCGCCACGCGGATGCTCAGGTCCGCCTCCGGCCAGCGTCCGGTGGCCCACCCGGTGGCCAGGTCCAGCAGCCCCAGCGACGCGGCTTCCGCCTCCAGCCCCGTCACGACCGGGATGCCCTCGGGGTCACGCAGCACGAGGCCGTCGACCCGCGCGCCCCCGAGCCAGCCGATCTCGGCGGATTCGACGGCCACGGTCCCCAAGATGCGTGCGTTGAGCTGCCGGAGCACCCAGGCGTTGCCCCAACCGCTGGAGGCGACGCGCGGCAGGGCGAACAGCGCCGCCGCGAGCAGAGCCGCCGCGAGGAGCAGCGCGCGGGCGTTACGCCGGCGGTTGGCGAGATGGCGGGCGCTCCCGTCGATGTCCAGACGGATGTCGCTCATGCAGCGTCAGTCTGACACGCCCCCCACCGAACGCCAACCCGCGGCGGCGAGACCCCGCCCCCCGCCGCGAACCCACGCCCGGGCGGTGCGTAACGTCGCAGCGGGGCCGTCGCGAGCCGGCACGCTCCGGCGGCGACGCCGTCTCCCTCCCGCAGTCCCCCGGTTCCAGGGCCCGCCCGGGCCTCCCGCTCTATGAAAGACTTTCCCCCCGCTTCCGCTCCCGGCCCGGCCGCACGGCACGTCGCGCCCGCCTCGGGCATCCGCTGGTACGGCCCCACCGTCCTGCTCCTGGTGTCCGTGCTCGCGGTGATGCTCGCCGGCCCCGGGCTCATCCGCTCCGTCGCCCACGCCCGCACCGCGGCGGAGATCGTCTCCGTCCGCAACGGGCTCGAGGCGAATCCCTCGCTCACCACGCTCTCGGACTCGTTCAAGGACGTCGCCCGGGCGGTCGAGCCGAGCGTGGTCCACGTCGAGATCCAGTCGAGGAACCCCGGCGCGATGCTCCGCCGCGGCCGCGGAAGCTCGCCTCTGGAGAGCCTCCCACCCGGGCTGCGGGGGCTGCTGCCCGAGGGCCCGCGGCAGCCGATGCCCACGCCGGAGCGGGACCGCTTCAGCGACTACAACAACTACGAGCCCGTCGGCAACGGCTCGGGGTGGGTCTACCGCTTCCCCGGGCTCGAGGGCAGCGACGAGCCGGCGGCGAACTACATCATCACCAACGCTCACGTCGTCCGGGAGGTGGGCGAGGACGAGCGGATCCGCATCACGCTGTACGACGAGTCCGTCGTTACGGCCGAGATCGTCGGCCGGCCCGATTTCCAGACCGACGTCGCGGTGCTCCGCGTCGTCGGCGACGGCGGCGCGGACCGGCTCCACCCCGCGGA from Phycisphaera mikurensis NBRC 102666 carries:
- a CDS encoding LysM peptidoglycan-binding domain-containing protein, with translation MARDTKVGMLLGLGIILLVGIFVSDHLRPAQEPPQQAAAGFAGAAMDRGQPAGESDAPAGGAAEVGFIPMGPPTPPPAGGGVASATTAFAAPLPAFRPETPAAGADEPLLVPRVAGPAVPAPALGGRGGERVLLVRTGDTLEQIAFELYGATGYAEALAVANPGAVDINGRLVAGSRLIVPDYAGAVPPGVAAAPPPPAPAAAAVVLPPPPAPELRAAPTPAETAAAEVRVEVRPGDSLSRLAARHLDDARRFEELYEANRDVLSSPDAVQAGMTLRLPAGETGRGVSASVAAAASPPRVAAPPATASVGGVGLYTVQPGDSLSRIASRVLGDPNRWNELYEANRDTLGSPDSVVVGQELRVPG
- a CDS encoding thioesterase domain-containing protein — encoded protein: MSDIRLDIDGSARHLANRRRNARALLLAAALLAAALFALPRVASSGWGNAWVLRQLNARILGTVAVESAEIGWLGGARVDGLVLRDPEGIPVVTGLEAEAASLGLLDLATGWATGRWPEADLSIRVADVRLQRSEAGRLNLARSLAAPPRPRGTGKAAASADAGPPPAGWRERVGWTGSGVARPPAVRVRLDVARGLWTPAPGAEATGFEAVEAGLDLRDADRLALELSGRTVRLGTTGRLRADLVLLNGRQPGGGIGWREAALEARAEASALPVALLGELTGSGGWAAAALGPTLGGRLAAEGTLALPEATLEVDAERLRGRLRLVRDGGDVRAAEGGELAWTLTPEAFAAIAPPAEASAGGWSLESAVTLRLGVDRLRLSEGAAGAQPEWASFRLAGDLEDAVLRGDGHRIGLLGGRLSLESRSLGRKTDLVIAGTADAGGSAGPQPARVRVSLLNARMPAGAGPPTLQVEALGLPTPLLGLLGPAGARSAETLGPTLGLSVEAVQTLPADRLRRRPEVVDLKIDVASRGMTGPVRLRLLEAGRAGSLSTPEPLRLRLEPAAVASLLPQIAAAGVTVERAVSAELDLRELRWSAPPGALPRAAGLSRRELFDAWLRNLDPARSGMMLGLQVPRVRLRGPGGGLVDLADLTLEADAHRLGGQPRLFADTRVVPADGGTTVLEPGSVRVEGSILGLVDDRQRVRPAGAEYLLEVVGDALPAATLDRVLGFGDRLPLLLGPVLAPSLVLDASPDHPLRVQAGFVSEHALVGLNAERRDDAFVLGGDGRLQLAISPAGADAVRGRLHPLTLDLVRGVPGEPLVLLPAAGARLRPDAGWAGWLPLIDGASVAAGGLEVRSDGWLLGGVERAVRQVAAGEGTLRGGSTVLRASPLTLSLDGGQLRHGPLWLSGEGLGLGLRGVAQAGPVREGLPAVEASAIQMRLALPAASVLRLAPEAARGVRPIDLYELPVGGWIGNPSVQGERFATDLLLSVGDAGGARGAIMSRWLGSLSAWDPPPAVRLLIAEAAEAERPAPGNHSDASSARSSD
- a CDS encoding RNA recognition motif domain-containing protein — protein: MKMYVGNLAWRTTTEDLEALFSNYGSVSDAIVLTDRETGRSRGFGFVTMGDEDAKKAIDALDGSDFEGRPLRVNEAQERAPRSGGGGGYGGGGNRGGGGGGNRGGGGGGNRW
- a CDS encoding aldo/keto reductase encodes the protein MLYRRFGRTELAMPVLSTGGMRYQDGWQDKPLDAVDPATTAMTRAVIERSMDVGITHVETARGYGPSERQLGTVLPELPRERLIVQTKIGPTDTAAEFTEHFEESLRRLRLDRVDLLAVHGINNAAVLDRAMRPGGCVEAARAIQSSGRAGHIGFSTHAPTPDLLSALDADDRGFDYVNLHFYFIFQRHRTAIERAVARDMGTFIISPTDKGGMLYDPPEKLVGLCDPLHPIVFNDLWTLTQPGVHTLSVGAARPSDFDLHLEAVRILEAGDAEAVLAPIVQRLGDAMEQAIGERDPEAHGAGGLPEALAAPGGLNLPVMLWLRNLALGWDMTTYGKKRFNMLGGADHWFPGAKGDTLADVPESELAAAVAGSPHAASIPAYLRQSVELLAGEAEKRLSES
- a CDS encoding peptidoglycan D,D-transpeptidase FtsI family protein — its product is MSAADASSASASGAATDAGPDAEAAPARRALLVSRGLMVLMSLALVALLGRVAQLQRTPDPRVLRVLDQQQTAGVLLARRGPLVDRRGRTLAETRVAWRLFVDPRLVEDHGIFSETLTRRVGLDPVEVERAMHRRPDSRYVIVAPRLAPAQLAAARSLASELRAVALEPYLVRDYPRGTTAGQVVGFTNSEGVGLEGMEAAAHAKLAARAGRATLLRDAGRRPLWLVDASAGAGEPAAYDTPADGRAVRLTLDLSLQEMAEDELDRQVAAFGAGSGQLVVLDPRNGDVLALAMWPRFDPAAAGTTRPEDRRNRVVADVFEPGSVMKPLVWAAATEAGAARREEVIDCTEKGWWKPERGPVLKDSHPNGKLSWDEVLIQSSNIGIAKVAERMGAEEVDRVLRAHGLGRPTGSGLPGELGGILRPVAGWSGTDLTRIPIGQAVAVTPLQMVVAYTPLANDGRLVPPRMVTPTGPDERRSAEIERRVLSPETAAATRGVLRRVMAEGTGRRADSDRWPVFGKTGTAQLPDLVKGGYKPGGYVATFIGGAPADAPRLLVGCFIHEPDVEIGYYGGSVAAPAATRFMERALAYLGVPEGLPLPEAGRAGDLARADDR